One part of the Alligator mississippiensis isolate rAllMis1 chromosome 3, rAllMis1, whole genome shotgun sequence genome encodes these proteins:
- the LOC132249414 gene encoding perilipin-3-like isoform X2, which produces MVDVAKAAVQEGVEKTRLAVTSSVDAAAGLSVGQKVTSDLDLVLGKTGQWVDHYLPMTAEELAALAASVQGAEVAPLEQQKQQQSYYVCLGSLSTRLQQRAYQHSLSKMRSARQSALEALVQLQQAVDLIGSAKQTGDQMVHDSQEKLQQLWLEWRQGQPGSQEGDSTPQPEEMGSQALATVQTLLQQEQDAWQSLIASIQGLPTSMQEQVQQGCQHLGELQAAFSSAPSFQELPEGLLSQSREKLAKAQECLDDLLEYVIKNIPLTWVVGPLSPAGGSAEQVEEPAGEGKVEP; this is translated from the exons ATGGTGGATGTAGCCAAAGCAGCTGTCCAGGAGGGTGTGGAGAAGACCAGATTGGCAGTGACCAGCAGCGTGGATGCTGCAGCGGGCTTGTCTGTGGGCCAGAAAGTTACAAGTGacctggacctggtgctggggaAGACAGGGCAGTGGGTGGACCACTACCTCCCCATGACGGCTGAGGAGCTGG CTGCACTTGCTGCCTCTGTgcaaggggcagaggtggctccactggagcagcagaagcagcagcagagctactATGTgtgcctgggctccctctctaCTCGCCTGCAGCAGCGAGCCTACCAGCACTCCCTGAGCAAGATGAGGAGTGCCAGGCAGAGCGCCCTGGAGGCCctggtccagctgcagcaagCTGTGGACCTG ATTGGCTCAGCCAAGCAGACTGGGGATCAGATGGTGCACGAcagccaggagaagctgcagcagctgtggctggagtggcGCCAGGGCCAGCCAGGAAGCCAGGAGGGGGACAGCACCCCACAGCCTGAG GAGATGGGATCCCAGGCTCTGGCCACTGTCCAGACCCTCCTCCAGCAAGAGCAGGATGCCTGGCAGAGCCTGATAGCCAGTATCCAGGGGCTGCCAACCAGCATGCAGGAGCAGGTccagcagggctgccagcacctgggggagctccaggctgccttctCCAGTGCCCCGTCCTTCCAGGAGCTGCCTGAGGGGCTgctgagccagagcagggagaAGCTGGCCAAGGCCCAGGAGTGCCTGGATGATCTGCTGGAGTATGTGATTAAGAACATCCCCCTGACCTGGGTTGTGGGGCCACTTTCTCCTGCTGGAGGCTCTGCAGAGCAGGTGGAGGagcctgcaggggaagggaaggtggagccctga
- the LOC132249414 gene encoding perilipin-3-like isoform X1, producing the protein MASKDSDPRAAISEPQGQKQQVPAEAKDLDAAPVAVAKDAVCSTAAGPKAAVSSMVDVAKAAVQEGVEKTRLAVTSSVDAAAGLSVGQKVTSDLDLVLGKTGQWVDHYLPMTAEELAALAASVQGAEVAPLEQQKQQQSYYVCLGSLSTRLQQRAYQHSLSKMRSARQSALEALVQLQQAVDLIGSAKQTGDQMVHDSQEKLQQLWLEWRQGQPGSQEGDSTPQPEEMGSQALATVQTLLQQEQDAWQSLIASIQGLPTSMQEQVQQGCQHLGELQAAFSSAPSFQELPEGLLSQSREKLAKAQECLDDLLEYVIKNIPLTWVVGPLSPAGGSAEQVEEPAGEGKVEP; encoded by the exons ATGGCCTCCAAGGACAGTGATCCCCGGGCTGCCATCTctgagccccaggggcagaagcagcag GTGCCTGCAGAGGCCAAGGACCTGGATGCAGCTCCAGTGGCAGTGGCCAAGGATGCTGtctgcagcacagctgctgggcCCAAGGCTGCAGTGTCCAGCATGGTGGATGTAGCCAAAGCAGCTGTCCAGGAGGGTGTGGAGAAGACCAGATTGGCAGTGACCAGCAGCGTGGATGCTGCAGCGGGCTTGTCTGTGGGCCAGAAAGTTACAAGTGacctggacctggtgctggggaAGACAGGGCAGTGGGTGGACCACTACCTCCCCATGACGGCTGAGGAGCTGG CTGCACTTGCTGCCTCTGTgcaaggggcagaggtggctccactggagcagcagaagcagcagcagagctactATGTgtgcctgggctccctctctaCTCGCCTGCAGCAGCGAGCCTACCAGCACTCCCTGAGCAAGATGAGGAGTGCCAGGCAGAGCGCCCTGGAGGCCctggtccagctgcagcaagCTGTGGACCTG ATTGGCTCAGCCAAGCAGACTGGGGATCAGATGGTGCACGAcagccaggagaagctgcagcagctgtggctggagtggcGCCAGGGCCAGCCAGGAAGCCAGGAGGGGGACAGCACCCCACAGCCTGAG GAGATGGGATCCCAGGCTCTGGCCACTGTCCAGACCCTCCTCCAGCAAGAGCAGGATGCCTGGCAGAGCCTGATAGCCAGTATCCAGGGGCTGCCAACCAGCATGCAGGAGCAGGTccagcagggctgccagcacctgggggagctccaggctgccttctCCAGTGCCCCGTCCTTCCAGGAGCTGCCTGAGGGGCTgctgagccagagcagggagaAGCTGGCCAAGGCCCAGGAGTGCCTGGATGATCTGCTGGAGTATGTGATTAAGAACATCCCCCTGACCTGGGTTGTGGGGCCACTTTCTCCTGCTGGAGGCTCTGCAGAGCAGGTGGAGGagcctgcaggggaagggaaggtggagccctga